A window of Sedimentibacter sp. MB31-C6 genomic DNA:
TTACTATAAAATCAAATACTTATTTTTTTGAAAATATAGAGGATATAATATATATATGTTGCAATATTAAAAAAGAAATAGTTGAAAAAGATGAGAAAGATTATAATATACGTATGATTCTTAATTTCGGTCATACTTTAGGTCATGCCATAGAAAAATATTATAATTATGAAAGATATACACACGGAGAAGCTGTTTCACTTGGAATGTACTATATAACTCAAAAAAGTGAAATTCATGGATACACACAATTAGGAACTGCTAACAAAATTAAGGAAATTCTTTTAAATTATAATATTGATTACAACTTTCCTAAAGTAAATATGAGTGAAATAATTAAGATTATTCATTTAGATAAAAAGAATAATTCTGGAAATTTAAATTTAATTTTATTAAATAAAATAGGAGATTCTATTATAAAAAAATTACCTGTTGAAAACCTAGGTAAGTTTTTAATATAAATAGTATTTCTTTTACTCATCATTATTAGTTATAATCACAACAATGGAGAAAATTATGGAGAAAATTATAATTAAACCTTCAAAACTCTGTGGAACAATTAACATTCCACCATCTAAAAGTTTAAGTCATAGAGCGATTATATGTGCATCATTATGTAAAATTGGTGAAAGCACAATAGAAAATATAATATTATCCGATGATATAAAGGCCACAATTGAAGGAATGGAAAAACTAGGTGCTGTAATTAAAAAAAATGATAATAAACTGCATATAAAAAGGAAAAATCAAATAATAGATAAAATCTCTATAAACTGTAGAGAATCAGGATCAACATTAAGGTTCTTAATTCCTATAGCTATGAACTTAGCTAATGAATGTACTTTCATAGGACATGAAAGTTTATCTAATAGACCATTGAATATTTATTATAAACTATTTAATGATAATCAAATACCATATAATACAACTAATGGAAAATTACCATTAACTATTAATAATAGATTGCATCATGGTATATACAATTTATCTGGTAGTGTAAGTTCGCAATTTATAACAGGTTTAATGTTCATACTTCCACTTCTTAAAGAAAATTCTATTATTAGAATTATCGATAAAATGGAATCAAAAGGTTATATTGATATGACCTTGGACATACTCAAAATGTTTAATATACATATTGAAAATAAAGGATACAAAGAATTTATTATATATGGTAATTCACAATACAAAGCAGTAAATTATAAAGTTGAAGGAGATTATTCGCAAGCAGCATTTTACCTTGTAGCAAATGAACTTGGAAGTGAAATTAAATGCATAGGATTAAATAAATATTCGTCACAAGGAGATAAAAAAATCTTTGATATAATTGCAGCCTATCATAATGAATCAAATGTAAACATCGAAATAGATGCATCCCAAATACCAGATTTAATTCCCTCACTTACAGTACTTGCTTCATTGAAAGATAATAAAGTTACAAAAATTATAAATGCAGGTCGTCTGCGAATAAAAGAAACTGATAGATTACGAGCAATTACAACCGAAATGAACAAGCTCGGTGCAAATGTTAAGGAAACAGAAAATGGTCTTATAATATTAGGTAAAGGCAAACTAAAGGGCAATGCTACAGTAAACAGTTGGAATGACCACCGCATTGCAATGTCTCTGGCTATTGCAGGAACAAAATGTGAAAATGAAATTGTATTGGAAAACTATAAAGTTGTAAACAAATCATATCCACAATTTTGGTGTGATTATAAATCATTAGGAGGAAAAGTTAATGAGCTCAATATGGGGTAACAAGTTAAAATTAAGCATATTTGGCGAATCACATGGAGAAGCAATTGGAATTGTTATTGATGGCATGCCTCCTGGAATAAATCTGAATATAGATTACATAGATAAACAAATGGAAAAACGTGCACCAGGTAAGAACGATATCTCGACTTCTCGTAAAGAAAAAGATTCATATAAGATATTAAGCGGATTTTTTGAAGGAAAGACAACCGGAACGCCCTTATGTGCAATTATATATAATAATGATAAGAAATCTAATGATTACGATAAACTAAAAACAATAATGCGTCCTAGTCATAGTGATTATACTGGATATATAAAATATCAAGGATTTAATGACTATCGCGGTGGAGGTCACTTTTCCGGAAGAATTACAGCACCCCTCTTATTTGCTGGAGCGATAGCAATGCAAATTTTAGAACAAAAAAATATTTATATTGGTAGCAGGATAAAACAAATTTTCAATATAAAGGATGTAATTGATATTGAAATTAATAAAAATATGATTTGCAAATTAAAAGAAATGAATTTCCCTGTTATTAGTAAAGATAAAAAGCAAATAATGAAATCAGAAATTTTAAAAGTAAAAGAAAAAGGGGACTCCCTTGGAGGAATTATAGAAACATACATACTCAACTTACCCGCCGGATATGGAGAACCTTTTTTTGATTCAATGGAAAGTAAACTTTCACATATGATATTTTCAATACCAGCAATAAAAGGTATAGAATTTGGTGATGGCTTTCATATTTCAGAACTTCCTGGTTCGTATGCTAATGATTCATTTTTAATAAAGGATGGTAAGATTTCGACAAAGACTAATAGAAACGGAGGAATTTTAGGTGGGATAACTAATGGAATGCCGATAATATTTAGAACTGCTATAAAACCAACTCCATCAATTTCAACTACTCAAAATACTGTTGATATATCTACCAAGGAAAATACATTTATTCAAATTGAAGGACGACATGACCCATGTATAGTTCCAAGAGTATTGCCTGTTATAGAAGGTGCAGCAGCATTGGTGATACTTGACTCTATTTTAGAAAGAGATGGTGAGTTATGGAATTAGAAAAAATGCGAAATGAAATAAATGAATTGGATAAAGAAATAGTAAGGCTTTTAGAAAAAAGATTTAATTTAGTACTTAAAGTTGGAAAATTTAAAAAAGATAATAAATTACCAGTTTTGGACGAAAAAAGAGAAAATCTAATATTAAAAAAATGCAATGAACACTTAACAAATAAAGAATATTCAAACTATATACATAAAATATATATACAAATTATGAACACTTGTAAAGATATTCAAAAAGCTGAAAAGGATTATATCAATGAATAAAAACATTGTAATAATTGGTATGCCTGGTAGTGGTAAAACTACAATAGGATTCCTGCTATCAAAAAAAATTAATATGAACTTTATTGATATGGATGATTATATTAAAAATTGCGAAGGCAAAACCATAAAAGAAATGTTTAATATAAGCGAAGACTATTTTAGAAATATAGAAACTAAATGTTCTATAAAACTTAGTAATTTAAGTAATGTCGTCATTTCAACAGGTGGTGGCATTGTTAAAAGAAAAGAAAATTTAGATTATTTTAAAGAAAATTCTATCATAATATTTTTAAATAGACCTATAGAAAATATAATAAATGATATAGATATAAAATTACGTCCTTTACTTCAGGAAGGAAAAAATAAAATATATGACCTTTATAGCGAAAGAATAACTTTATATAAGAAATATTGTCATATTGAAATCATTAATGACACAACCATATCTGATACTGTTGATAAAATAATAATGTCATTATAATTTGTAGGAGAACGCATTTTATGCGTTCCCCAGTATGCTTACAACAATACCAACTATTATTTAGCTCTACTTTTAGCCAATTCAAATTCTTTCATTATATCTTCTGAAGGCTCTCTAGTCATTTTAGAAACAACATATATTAATATACAAGAAATTATAAATGCTGGTAATAATTCATATACACCAAATATTCCGCCCATTGGCTTAAGAACTAGTTTCCAAAAGAATACCATAATTCCTCCAGATAACATTCCAGCAATAGCTCCTTCCCTAGTTGTTCTTTTCCAAAACAAAGAAAATAATGTTATAGGTCCAAATGTAGCACCAAAACCAGCCCATGCGAAGGAAACTATAGTAAATATAATACTATTTTCATCTAATGCAATTATAATACCAATTAATGTAATAGTCATTAATATAACTCTTGAAATATTCATAACTTGGCTGTCAGATGCATCTTTTTTTACTATACCTTGATAAATATTCTTTGCAAATGCAGATGCTGCAATTAACAAATAAGAATCTGACGAACTAATAGTAGCAGCCAAAATACCAGCCATTACTATACCAGCAATAAATGAAGGTAATAAATTAGAAGATAATACTATAAAAATATTCTCCGCAGCCCCTTGAGTTTGTAGTGCTATCGGAAATAATGATCTTCCTATAATACCTATTGCAACAGCAGAAAAAAGAGATATAAATACCCAAATCGTTGCGATTCTTCTTGACAATACAAGTTCTTTAGAATCTCTAATTGCCATAAATCTTAAAAGTACCTGTGGCATTCCAAAATATCCAAGACCCCATGCCATAGTTGATAATATTGTATACAATCCATAACTACCTGAATCACCAAATTGAGGCTGACCATTTATAACTTGTTGAACACCTTCTTCAACTGTGGGAGAAGCTATTCCAAAAAATTCGAAGAAACCAGGAATTGACTTTGCATTTTGTAAAACAACTTGTGCTCCACCAGCAGCAGCAGTACCAATTACTAAAATCGTTACTAATGCAAATATCATTACAACACCTTGCATTGTATCTGATGCTGTTTCTGCCAAAAAACCTCCAATATATGTGTACACTAAAACGAATACTGCCCCTATAATCATCATAGACTGATAACTAAATCCAAATAAAGTGCTAAAAAGCTTTCCTACTGTAACGAAACAGCTAGAAGCATAGACTGTAAAGAAAACTAAAATAAAAACTGCTGATATAATCATGATAATTTTATTTTTCTCTTTAAATCTATTGCTAAAAAAATCAGGAAGTGTTATAGAATCTCCTGCAACAATTGAATAGCTATGAAGTCTTCTAGCCACAAGCAACCAATTCAAATATGTGCCTAAACCAAGACCAATAGCAGTCCAAAGAGCATCACTTAATCCAAACCAATAGGCAACTCCTGGAAGACCCATTAAAAGCCAGCCGCTCATATCAGATGCCTCTGCGCTCATAGCAGTAACAAACGGACCAAGTGATCTACCTCCTAAAAAATAATTTTCACTGCTTTCATTGGCACGCTTGGCAAAATATAATCCAATACCTATAATAACAGTCATGTAAATAATCATTGATACTAAAATCTGTAATGTGTCCCCTTTCATAACGAACCTCCTTCTTTAATTTTAAAAATTTCTGCGTTTCATTCACCAAAATATCCGCTAACTTTAGTCGCATTTTTGGTAAAGAAAATTACGTTTGAACTTTCCTATATAATAAAAAATCCGCCTCTTATAAGAGGCGGATGTCCGCGGTACCACTCTAACTGCATTAAAAAAACACAGTATCTCATTACAATAAGGGTTGTGCCCTTTGGGTTGTTACTCCCAAACGCTCCGAGGCGGGTTCAATCAATATAGGGACAAAGGTATTTCACCAATCAACCTTCTCTCTGAGTCCATATTTCTTTACTATTCCTCTTCACAGCAAAAATTTTATATTAGATACGATAATATACCTATAAATATATTTTGTCAAGTAATTTTTTAAATTTTACTCTTAATTTTATTTATATGCTTATTTGCTTGAATTTATGTCAATAAATGTATATTTCAATGCATGAAAATGCTATCAACCAATTAAATTATTTATTACTTCCTTTACTGTTGTCAATTGACTTACATTATTTAATTTTGCACCAGAAAAAACAAGACCATCTCTTCCCTCAACAGCATTTAGTAAACCTTCAGAAATACAGTATGGTATTTCCGATTGCTTACAGTTAGGCATACATTTATAGCATCTTTTTATTTCATGTTTCTCTTCTGCTTTTGCTAGATAATTTGTTGTTATTGCTCTTGCAGGCATTCCTACAGGACTCTTTATAATCTTAATATCTTCGTCAGATGCATTAATATATGCTAATTTAAAATTCTCATGAGCATCACATTCAATAGTCGGAACAAATATTGAAGCCAATTGAAATCCATCAGCTCCAGCCTCTTTCAACTCTTCAATATCTTCTTTTGTTCTTATTCCCCCTGCTGAAATAACTGGAATTTTTACCTTATATTCTTTTTCATATTTACTAATTAATTCCTTTACTTCAATAGTTAATTCCTTTATGGATTTACATTTATTTTCTAAAAGTTCATCCATTTTGAATCCTAAGTGCCCTCCTGCCAGCGGTCCTTCTACAACAACAGCATCAGGCAATTTATCATGTTTTAACCAACTTTTTATAATTACTCTAGCAGCTTTAGCTGATGATACAATCGGTATTATTTTAGTGTCAGATCCCTTAACTAATTTTGGTAAAGCAAACGGTAGTCCTGCACCAGAAACAATTATATCTATTTTTTCTTTTACAGCTTCTTTTACATACAATTCAAAGTTATTCATAGAAGCCATAAAATTCATACCTATAATCCCTTTACTCTTTTCTCTGGCCCTTTTTATTTCTTTTCTTATTGCTCTAATATTTGCTTCTATAGGATTATTTCCGAAATCAGGTTCCCTAAAGCCTATTTGTACCCCTGATATTATTCCAATACCACCTTCATTTGCTACAGCAGCAGCCAAATTCGATAAAGATACTCCAATTCCCATACCTCCTTGAATTATAGGTAGTTTTGCCGTTAAATTTCCTATTTTAAGTTCTGTAAGTTTCATAGTATCTCCTATTATTTTCTAAATCAATTTATTCGATAATCAAAGTATATATTCAATTCAATTCCTTGTCAAGAAAAAGAACAAAAAAAGTAGGGGACGCATTTAATGCGTCTCGCAGTATGCATAAAATGCATGCCGCATACCCTACAATATACAAATTAGTTTTTCATTATTTAGAACGATATTCATCACAAGCAGCCTTAGTTCTCTCTTGTTTTTCTATAATTGCTGCTTCAACCATCATGTCCTTAACCTTCATTAGTCTTGTTTGATTTCCTCTTTCATTTTCATCAAGCTTCATTTGAATATACTTAATTGTTTCTTCGAGCTGAGGAATCATAACATATTCTAAGGCATTAACTCTCCTTCTGGTTTTTTCTATTTCTGCTGCCAACAATTGTACTTCCTTTTCTAATGCTGCCAATTTAAGAAGTATAGGAAATATTTCTGATAAGTTAGATATTGCTTTATCTAACTCAGCTGATGTATTTGCAAATCCATAAGGATATATATTTGATGTATCTTCGGTTGTTGTTTTAAAATCAAATATAGGTACATCAACACTCATAACATTCTTATTGCCGACTTCAATAGCAACACCTTGTTTTGGATACATTAAAGCTTCATTTAAAACCTCAGAAGACATAACAGCACTTGCTATAACAAAATTTGAGAAGGCATCTGCTAACTGATTTTCAACCCGTTCTCTTAAAGCTTTATTTTCTCTAGCAAGTTCTAAAAACTGCTTCATTAACTCATCACGTTTATCTTTCAACATTTTATGACCTTTGGAAGCAACCTTTATTCGCTTTTTAAGAGAGGTTAACACCATTCTGGTTGGATTTACATTTAACCTTGCCATACTAATTCACCTCTCAATTATTCTTGATTTGGTAGATATTTGTCTAGATACTCGTCTCTTATACGTTTTAATTCACTTCTAGGCAATAGTGTAAGTAGATTCCATCCTGTTTCAAGGGTTTCTTCTATAGTTCTATTTGTTTCATATCCTTGAGAAACATATTCCTTTTCAAATATATCAGCGAATTTAGCATAATACAAATCTACTTCTGAAAGTGCAGCTTCACCAAGAATAGCCATAAGTTCTTTTGCTTCTTTACCTCTGGCATATGCAGCAAACAACTGGTTTAGTACATCTGAATGATCTTCTCTCGTTTTTCCTCTACCAATACCTTTGTCTTTCAAACGTGATAATGAAGGCAAAACATCTATTGGAGGTTTTATACCTTTTCTGTATAGTTCACGAGATAATATTATCTGACCTTCAGTAATATATCCAGTTAAGTCTGGAATAGGATGTGTTTTATCATCCTCAGGCATTGTAAGTATAGGTATCATCGTTATTGAACCATCTATATCACGCTTTCTTCCAGCTCTTTCATAAATTGTTGCTAAGTCAGTATATAGATATCCAGGATAACCACGTCTTCCAGGTACTTCCTTACGTGCTGCAGATACTTCACGAAGTGCTTCTGCATAATTAGTGATATCTGTTAATATTACAAGAACATGCATTCCTTTTTCAAACGCAAGATATTCAGCTGCAGTGAGAGCCATACGTGGAGTAGATATACGTTCTATAGCAGGGTCATCTGCAAGATTCATGAAAAGTACTGTTCTGTCAATAGCTCCTGTACGTCTAAAGTCAGAAATAAAGAAATCTGCTTCTTCATAAGTTATACCTATTGCTGCAAAAACAACGGCAAACTTACTGTCAGTTCCTAAAACTTTAGCTTGACGTGCTATTTGTGCAGCCAAGTCTGCATGTGGTAAACCTGATCCAGAAAATATTGGAAGTTTCTGACCTCTAACAAGAGTATTTAATCCATCAATTGCAGATACTCCTGTTTGTATAAATTCATCAGGATAGTCCCTTGCTGAAGGATTCATAGGTAATCCATTAATATCCAACCTTTTTTCAGGAATTATTTCTGGACCATTATCTATAGGTCTTCCAAGTCCATCAAATACACGACCTAACATATCGTATGAAACAGCAAGTTCCATTCCTCTACCTAGAAACTTAACCTTACTTTCTGCAAGGTTTATACCAGCTGCACTTTCAAATAATTGAACTAATGCATTACTGCCATTAATTTCAAGAACCCTACAACTTCTTGTTTCACCACTTGGCAATTCTATAACTCCAAGTTCATCATAAGATACATTTTCAACATTTTTTACAAGCATCAAAGGTCCTGCTACCTCAGATATGGTTTTATATTCCCTAATCATACTACTCAACCTCCTTGCTTGTTACAAGAGATGACATCTCTGTTTCAATTTGCTTTTTAATTTCTTCAAAAACATTTTCTACATCTTTTTCTTCAGTATATTTAAATCTTCCTATTCTCTCTCTAACAGGAAGCTCAGATAATGCTTTGAAATCAGCATCTTCCTTCAAAGCCTCAATTCCACTATGATAATATTCTAGAATGAGGTTTAATAATTTATTTTGTTTATTAAGAGAAGTGTACGTATCTACTTCATGGAATGCATTTTGATGCAAATAATCTTCTCTAATAGATTGGGCTGCTTCCAGCTTCAATCTATCATTACTAGACAATGAATCAACACCGACTAACTGAACTATTTCATTCAATTCTGCTTCTTCCTGCAAAATTATCATAGTTTCAGAACGCATTTCAGACCATTCTTTAGTAACATTTTCGTCAAACCATTTACTCAATCTATCTGCATACAATGAATAACTGTTAAGCCAATTTATAGCTGGGAAATGTCGTCTATAAGCCAGTTGTGAGTCTAATGCCCAGAATACTTTAACTATACGTAATGTTGCTTGAGAAACAGGTTCTGATATATCTCCTCCTGGAGGGGAAACTGCTCCTATAGCAGACAATGTACCTTCTCTGCCCTCTTTGCCTAAGCTTATTACTCTTCCTGCTCTTTCATAGAACTGAGCAAGACGAGATGCCAAATAAGCTGGATAACCTTCTTCACCAGGCATTTCTTCAAGTCGTCCTGACATTTCACGTAATGCCTCTGCCCAACGAGATGTTGAATCAGCCATAAGTGCAACAGAATATCCCATATCTCTAAAATACTCTGCTATTGTAATCCCTGTATAAATAGACGCTTCACGAGCTGCAACTGGCATATCTGAAGTATTGGCAATTAATACAGTACGCTTCATTAAAGATTCTCCCGTACGTGGGTCCTTTAATTCAGGAAATTCCATTAAAACATCTGTCATCTCATTTCCACGTTCTCCACAGC
This region includes:
- a CDS encoding chorismate mutase — protein: MELEKMRNEINELDKEIVRLLEKRFNLVLKVGKFKKDNKLPVLDEKRENLILKKCNEHLTNKEYSNYIHKIYIQIMNTCKDIQKAEKDYINE
- a CDS encoding NAD(P)H-dependent flavin oxidoreductase, which produces MKLTELKIGNLTAKLPIIQGGMGIGVSLSNLAAAVANEGGIGIISGVQIGFREPDFGNNPIEANIRAIRKEIKRAREKSKGIIGMNFMASMNNFELYVKEAVKEKIDIIVSGAGLPFALPKLVKGSDTKIIPIVSSAKAARVIIKSWLKHDKLPDAVVVEGPLAGGHLGFKMDELLENKCKSIKELTIEVKELISKYEKEYKVKIPVISAGGIRTKEDIEELKEAGADGFQLASIFVPTIECDAHENFKLAYINASDEDIKIIKSPVGMPARAITTNYLAKAEEKHEIKRCYKCMPNCKQSEIPYCISEGLLNAVEGRDGLVFSGAKLNNVSQLTTVKEVINNLIG
- the aroA gene encoding 3-phosphoshikimate 1-carboxyvinyltransferase, with the translated sequence MEKIIIKPSKLCGTINIPPSKSLSHRAIICASLCKIGESTIENIILSDDIKATIEGMEKLGAVIKKNDNKLHIKRKNQIIDKISINCRESGSTLRFLIPIAMNLANECTFIGHESLSNRPLNIYYKLFNDNQIPYNTTNGKLPLTINNRLHHGIYNLSGSVSSQFITGLMFILPLLKENSIIRIIDKMESKGYIDMTLDILKMFNIHIENKGYKEFIIYGNSQYKAVNYKVEGDYSQAAFYLVANELGSEIKCIGLNKYSSQGDKKIFDIIAAYHNESNVNIEIDASQIPDLIPSLTVLASLKDNKVTKIINAGRLRIKETDRLRAITTEMNKLGANVKETENGLIILGKGKLKGNATVNSWNDHRIAMSLAIAGTKCENEIVLENYKVVNKSYPQFWCDYKSLGGKVNELNMG
- a CDS encoding V-type ATP synthase subunit B; its protein translation is MIREYKTISEVAGPLMLVKNVENVSYDELGVIELPSGETRSCRVLEINGSNALVQLFESAAGINLAESKVKFLGRGMELAVSYDMLGRVFDGLGRPIDNGPEIIPEKRLDINGLPMNPSARDYPDEFIQTGVSAIDGLNTLVRGQKLPIFSGSGLPHADLAAQIARQAKVLGTDSKFAVVFAAIGITYEEADFFISDFRRTGAIDRTVLFMNLADDPAIERISTPRMALTAAEYLAFEKGMHVLVILTDITNYAEALREVSAARKEVPGRRGYPGYLYTDLATIYERAGRKRDIDGSITMIPILTMPEDDKTHPIPDLTGYITEGQIILSRELYRKGIKPPIDVLPSLSRLKDKGIGRGKTREDHSDVLNQLFAAYARGKEAKELMAILGEAALSEVDLYYAKFADIFEKEYVSQGYETNRTIEETLETGWNLLTLLPRSELKRIRDEYLDKYLPNQE
- the aroC gene encoding chorismate synthase, coding for MSSIWGNKLKLSIFGESHGEAIGIVIDGMPPGINLNIDYIDKQMEKRAPGKNDISTSRKEKDSYKILSGFFEGKTTGTPLCAIIYNNDKKSNDYDKLKTIMRPSHSDYTGYIKYQGFNDYRGGGHFSGRITAPLLFAGAIAMQILEQKNIYIGSRIKQIFNIKDVIDIEINKNMICKLKEMNFPVISKDKKQIMKSEILKVKEKGDSLGGIIETYILNLPAGYGEPFFDSMESKLSHMIFSIPAIKGIEFGDGFHISELPGSYANDSFLIKDGKISTKTNRNGGILGGITNGMPIIFRTAIKPTPSISTTQNTVDISTKENTFIQIEGRHDPCIVPRVLPVIEGAAALVILDSILERDGELWN
- a CDS encoding V-type ATP synthase subunit A, giving the protein MSQGRVVKISGPLVIAEGMQEADMFDVVRVSEQGLIGEIIEMRGDMASIQVYEETAGLAPGAPVETTGAQLSVELGPGLIETIYDGIQRPLEEIKKIAGPNITRGISVPSLDRNKKWEFVPTTKVGDKVEAGDIIGTVQETMVVQQKIMIPYGVSGIIEKINSGNFTVEETVCVVKKDNGEIVNVSLMQKWPVRKGRPYKEKLVPDMPLVTGQRVIDTLFPISKGGVAAVPGPFGSGKTVVQHQLAKWADADIVVYIGCGERGNEMTDVLMEFPELKDPRTGESLMKRTVLIANTSDMPVAAREASIYTGITIAEYFRDMGYSVALMADSTSRWAEALREMSGRLEEMPGEEGYPAYLASRLAQFYERAGRVISLGKEGREGTLSAIGAVSPPGGDISEPVSQATLRIVKVFWALDSQLAYRRHFPAINWLNSYSLYADRLSKWFDENVTKEWSEMRSETMIILQEEAELNEIVQLVGVDSLSSNDRLKLEAAQSIREDYLHQNAFHEVDTYTSLNKQNKLLNLILEYYHSGIEALKEDADFKALSELPVRERIGRFKYTEEKDVENVFEEIKKQIETEMSSLVTSKEVE
- a CDS encoding sodium/proline symporter, with protein sequence MKGDTLQILVSMIIYMTVIIGIGLYFAKRANESSENYFLGGRSLGPFVTAMSAEASDMSGWLLMGLPGVAYWFGLSDALWTAIGLGLGTYLNWLLVARRLHSYSIVAGDSITLPDFFSNRFKEKNKIIMIISAVFILVFFTVYASSCFVTVGKLFSTLFGFSYQSMMIIGAVFVLVYTYIGGFLAETASDTMQGVVMIFALVTILVIGTAAAGGAQVVLQNAKSIPGFFEFFGIASPTVEEGVQQVINGQPQFGDSGSYGLYTILSTMAWGLGYFGMPQVLLRFMAIRDSKELVLSRRIATIWVFISLFSAVAIGIIGRSLFPIALQTQGAAENIFIVLSSNLLPSFIAGIVMAGILAATISSSDSYLLIAASAFAKNIYQGIVKKDASDSQVMNISRVILMTITLIGIIIALDENSIIFTIVSFAWAGFGATFGPITLFSLFWKRTTREGAIAGMLSGGIMVFFWKLVLKPMGGIFGVYELLPAFIISCILIYVVSKMTREPSEDIMKEFELAKSRAK
- a CDS encoding V-type ATP synthase subunit D, which produces MARLNVNPTRMVLTSLKKRIKVASKGHKMLKDKRDELMKQFLELARENKALRERVENQLADAFSNFVIASAVMSSEVLNEALMYPKQGVAIEVGNKNVMSVDVPIFDFKTTTEDTSNIYPYGFANTSAELDKAISNLSEIFPILLKLAALEKEVQLLAAEIEKTRRRVNALEYVMIPQLEETIKYIQMKLDENERGNQTRLMKVKDMMVEAAIIEKQERTKAACDEYRSK
- a CDS encoding shikimate kinase produces the protein MNKNIVIIGMPGSGKTTIGFLLSKKINMNFIDMDDYIKNCEGKTIKEMFNISEDYFRNIETKCSIKLSNLSNVVISTGGGIVKRKENLDYFKENSIIIFLNRPIENIINDIDIKLRPLLQEGKNKIYDLYSERITLYKKYCHIEIINDTTISDTVDKIIMSL